The segment CATAGGGGCGCACGCCGGTCGTCTTTTCGATCGACTGGACGGCCTTTCGGATGAACGCGCGCTCCTGCTCCTCGTTCATCTTGAACTGGTGCACCCAACGATAGCCATGGCTCACCGGCTCATGGCCCAGCGCGGCGATCGCCTGCCCGATTTCGGGATGGTTTTCGAGGCTGAGCGCGGCCACCGTCCAGCTCGCCTTGATGCCGTACTGCTTGAGCAGACGCACGATGCGCGGCGCACCGGCCTTGATGCCGTAGAGATAGTTGGATTCGTTGCCGTAGTTGCGGATCGGCGACTTGATATGGATGCCGAGTTCATCGACCGGCTCCATGCCGCGATCACCCCGCGCCACGGTCATTTCCGAGCCTTCCTCGACATTGACGACAACCGACAGCGCAAGCTTTGCGTTATTCGGCCAGTCGATCCGTTCTTCAATCATCAATGCATCTCCTCACCGCCCGAGACGTTGAGCGCCTCGCCGGTCACGTAAACTGCGTCGTCCGAGGCCAGCCAGGCACAGGCGGCGGCGGTATCGCTGCCAAGCCCGGGGCGGCCCATCGGGTTCTTGCGCTTCATATTCTCGACGTACGCCTCGACCGTGTCGAAACCGAGCAGCTTCGAGAAATATTCGTTCTGGCGTGCACCAAGGCCGGTGGTCACATGGTTGGGGCACACCGCGTTGACGGTGATGCCATATTGGCCCAGCTCGATCGCGTTCGACCGCGTAAGGCCCACCATGCCGTGCTTGGAGCTGGTATAGGGCGCCATGTGCGGGAAGCCCGACTTGGCGGCCTGGCTGGCGATGTTGATGATGCGTCCGCCCTTGCCCGCGGCGATCATCGCCTTGGCGGCCGCCTTGGTGCCGTAGAACGCGCCCGACAGGTTGACCCCGATCACGGCTTCCCATTCGCTACCCGTCGTCTCAAGCAACGGCTTCATGATATAGCCGATACCCGCATTGTTCACCCAGATATCGAGCGAACCGAAGGTCTCGACGGTCCTGGCGACAAGCGCCTCGCAGCTTTCTTCCGACCGCACATCGCAGGGGATCACCGCAACCTTGGCACCGCGCTGGCGCAGTTCCTCGGCCACCGCTTCCATCTCGTCGGTCGTGCCGATGTCGCTTGCGCCCATATGCTCGGCGGGTTTGCCAAGGTCGGAAACGACGCAGTTCGCGCCCTCATCGGCAAAGCGCTGCAGGATCGCCTGACCAAGCCCCTTGTCGCGGCCCGATCCGGTGACGACGATGGTCTTGCCCTCGAAACGCCGCATCACAGCGTCTCCGTCAGGATGAACTGCGGATTGTCGGCGAACTGCTGGAATTCGGCGGCAACCTTCTGGACGGCTTCGCTCGACGCATCGACGCCAAAGGCTTCGATGTCGGTGATGTCGATCACCTCGAAATAGGCATAGGGCGAGGCCGCGTCGCTGCCGAGCACGCCGGTGGCGCGGTGCACCTGGAAATCCTTTACCGAGCCAAGCGCGTTGACGCCCGGAATGTCGGTGGTGCGCGCCCAGTTTTCATAGGCTGCGGCGTCGACGCCGGGCTTCAGGTTGAAAAGAACGATGATCCGCATCGAAAACTCTCCTTGGAAATTCAAATCAGGGGGGACGGCACGAAACCCGCCAGCCCGGCATCAAGCTGCCGTGCCAGCGCGATCAGCGCCGCTTCGCTGCCCTCGGGGCCAACCAGCTGGATGGCCACGGGCATGTTATTGTCATCAAGCCCCGCCGGAATGCTGATCGCCGGGAGACCCGCGATATTGGCAAAGGCGGTGAAGGCCGACTGGGTCACCGGCGGGCGGGCGCTGTGCGGGAAGGCCGCCTGCGGCGCGGTCGGCATCAAAAGGACGCCGTCCTCGCCCACCGCCGAACGCACCGCCGCGCGGGTGCGCGCGATGATCGCCTCGGCCTTTTCGACATCCTCGGGCGAGCGCCCAGCGGCATAATCGAGCATGAAGCGCAGTTCGTTCGAAAGCTGGTCCGCCTTTTCGCTGCGCACGGCGCCGAGATGGCCGATCAGTTCGCGCGCCGCGACGACGAACCCGGCAAAGCGTACGCCCACCGCATTGTCCTCAAGCGACAGTGCCGCGCGCGGCAGATCGCCGATCTGGCCAAGCGCGCGTTCATAGGCGGCGAGAACCGCCGGCTCGCAGCCCAGATCGTCGAAACTGTCGAGCAGCACCAGACGGCCGAACGAAACAACGCCCGCCCCGCCATCGGCAAGCACTGCAAGCAGCGCCTCCAGATCGCCAAGCGACCGCGCGATGGGGCCGATGCTGTCGAGCCATTCGCTCAGCGGAACGAGCCCCGCATCCGAAATTGCGCCGTGCGTCGGCTTGATGCCGTAGACGCCGTTATAGGCCGACGGGATACGCACCGACCCCAGCGTGTCGGTGCCAAGCGACGCAACGCACAGCCCGGCGGATACCGCCGCCCCGCTGCCGCCCGACGACCCACCGGGGGTGCACCCCGTGCCGTGCGGGTTGATCGTCTGGCCGAACCACGGATTGTCCGTCGTCGCGCCCAGTGCGGCTTCGTGCATGTTGAGCGTACCGAGGATGATCGCGCCTGCCGCGCGCAGCCGGGCGACGGCTTCGGCATCGGCGTCGGCGACGATGCCGCGCCGGGCTTCCATCCCGGCATTCCATTCAAGCCCCTTAACCGCGATGTTCGATTTCACCGCGACGGGCACGCCTTCGAGCGCGCGGGCGCGGCCTTCGGCAAGGCGCACGCCGCTTTCCAGCGCCGCCGCCATCGCCCCGTCCCGGTCAAGCCCGACATAGGACCGGATCACCGGATCATATTGGTCGATCCGCGCAAGATAATGCGCAACGACCTCGGCGGGCGATGTCTCGCCCGCCGCATAGGCCGCACGCAGCCCGGCAATGTCGAGCTGGTGCAGGGCGATCACAGCTTGCGCTCGTCGATCAGGCGGATCGGCTTCTGGCGCACGTCGATCTGGGTGGCCGGTGCGGTTTCGCCCGCGCCCACCAGTGCGATCGACACCTCGACGCCAAGCCCCTGGCGCAGCATGCCTGCAAGCTGCGCCTCATCGGTGCCGCCGCGGCTTTCCAGCGTCACGCACATATCGTCGCGGCCGGCGGCGTCACGGCGCAGATAGCAGACGAACTCGCCCGTCAGGTCGGGGCGGTTTTCAATCAGCGCGCCGATAGCGTGCGGGAAGACGTTGATGCCGCGCAGCTTGACCATATTGTCGCTGCGGCCCTTGAAGCCGGCGATCCGCTTGAACACCATGCCGGTCTGGTTGGCGCCGGTCAGTTCGTGCGTGATGTCGTGCGTGTTGAAGCGGATGCAGGGCGCAATATCGTCCTTGAACAAGCAGGTGACGACCATGTCGCCGGTTTCGCCCGCGCCCACCTGCGCACCGGTGTCGACGTCGAGCAGTTCGAGATATTGCGCGTCTTCCCAGACATAAAGACCGTCGCGCTCGGGGCCTTCGCCCGCGATCGAGCCAGTGTCGCCCACGCCGTACCAGTCATAGGCCTTCGCGCCGCCCCATGCCTGTTCGACACTGGCGCGGTCTTCGGTGCCAAGGTGGCCGCAGATCATCTTGATGTTGATCTTGTCCAGCAGGCCTTCCGCCTTCGCGACTTCGGCGAGCTTGCGGATATAGTCGATGAAGCCCACCAGCACCGAAACGTTGAAATCGGCCATCAGCGAGACCTGGTTGACCGAGCGGGTTTCGATGCCCGTCCCCGCCGACAGGAAGATCGAGTTGGTGAAGTGCGTCACCGCTTCGCGGATATAATGGCCGCCATTGATCATGCCGTGGCCATAGACCGACTGCACCACATCCTGCGGCGACAGGCCCTGCCAGCGATACATGCGGCCGACGAGCAGATTGGTGATCTCGCGCCCCTTGGGGCCAAAGAGCAGCGCCTGCGGACGCCCGGTGGTACCCGAGGTGGTGTGGAAGATCGTCGGCGGACGATCCGCACCGCCCAGCCCGGCGAAATCGCCATAAGGCGGGAATTCGGCGATCGAGGCCATCAGGTCGGTCTTGTCGTAGACGGGCAGCTTGGTGATATCGTCAAGGCTGCGGATATCGCCGGCCTCGATGCCCTGCGCGCCCCAGAGGCGCTGGTAGAAGGGCACTTCCCAACCACGCTTCATCAGCTTCAGGAACCGCTCATTCTGCATCGCGTGCAATTCGTCACGGCTCATCGTCGTGTAGCGAGCGGTGAAAGCGTCGCCTACCGGATAATCCTCCAGCATCTGCTTGGCGTCGAACGTTTCATGATAGGTCGGGAAAGTCATGCTGGCTCCGGACGAGTGAAATAGGAAAGCGGGTCGGCAAAAAGCCGGGGATCGGTGATGTTGGCGGCGAGTTCGCGTGCGAGGCCGCGCTTGGTTGCCGTCTGCGCGGCGCTCATCGCCGCATCGGGATGGCCAAGGGTATGCGGGATCACGCGCTCGACGCGGGTGCCGTCATTCAGCGTGACGACAAGCCGCTGCGGCGACAGCGCATTGGGGTCCTGATTGCCGTCGAGCGTGATCGACAGCTTGCGCGCAAGCGTGCCGATGGCGGGATCGGCAAAGGTATCGGCGGTAAAGCGGCGCGGATCGATGCGGCCATCGATCAGTTGCAGCGCGACGAGCAATTGCAGGCACAGCCGCGCATAAGCGGGCGTCATCGCCGCCTGCATCGGGCGGCCGACAAGCCGCTGGATAAGCGGCGGCACGAACGCCTCGATCGTGGCGACATTGCCCGCGCTGACCGCGCCTTCGCGCATCAGCGTATCGAGCGTCGCGATCACGGCGTGGCTGGCACGGCCCGAGGGGAAGGGCTTGATGCTGACTTCGGCAATCCGCCACACATCCCCCAGATGATCGGTATAGCCGGCAATATTGCCGTCATCGATCAGCTTGAAATAGCCGAACGGGCCTTCGAGCACATCGTGCGGGCCGGTGAGCCCCGCCTTGACGAGATCGACCGCAGCGATCGCCGCGCGCGCGGCCCCCGCTATCTGAAGCGGCAGCGCGATCGACCCCTCGACATGCGCCTGCATCGTGCCCGCCACCTGCGAATAGGCAAGGCCGAGCACATCCTCGGAATTCTCGACACCGTCGATCCGGGCGACGGCAAGCGCCGAACCGATGCACCCTGCGGTGGCCGGACGGAAGAAGCGCAGCGCGCTGCTGGCGGCAATGCCCAGCCCGCTCGCCACGTCGACACCCACCGCAAGCGCGGCCAGCGCCTCGTCGGGGTCGCATCCGCCGCGCCGGTCGATCGCGGCGGCAACCGATGCGGTGACCGTTGAAAGCGCATGGACTACGGCGGGTTCGTGCACCGCATCCCATTCGAGACAATGGATCTGGAAGGCGTTGACGAACGCCGCCCCAGCAGCCGGCAGGCGCACATCGCGCGCGATGATACGCGCATCCTGCCCGGCGCCCCAGCCTTGTGCCGCGGCGAACACGCCGTCCGCCCCCGGCGCGGTCGACCCGGCGGCCCCTACCGCCAGCGTATCGCCGAGCAGATGGATCGCGGCGTCGCGCACGGCATCCGGCAGCCTGTGCTCGGCGCGGGCAAATTCGATCAGCCTCTTGGTCGCGCTCACAGCCATTCCCCCAGAATATCGGTGATTGCGGAAACCCGGTCGCCCTCGAGTACCGCCTGTATCGCGGCTTCGGCGCGGCTCGGATCGATCCCGCCCCAGGCCATCAGCGCCTGCGCCTTTTCAATGATGCCCGCATCCGCAAGCGGGCGTTCGGGATCGCCCAGCGCATCGCGCAGCATCACCCGCCCGGTCGCGCTTTCGATGCGAGCGCCGAAATGCGCCGGATAATCCGCAGTGATCGCCAGATCCTCGGCCACGGTCACCAGCGCGCGCAGCGGCGCCAATTCGGCGATCGCCTCGGGTTCGAAATCGGTGAGCACGGGAACGCCGCGCGCCATGACGATCGCTACCGCGTGCTGAATCGAGAATTTGGCGTCGATCACGCTTTGCGGGTTGGGCCGATCGCAGAACACCATCGCATCGCGGTAGCTGGACAGTGTGACCGGGCCTTCAAGCGCGCCTTGCGCCTTCAGTTCAAGCGCGGCGTCAATGGCGGGGTGCGCGTGGCGGCAGGCGCCCCATGGCTTGAAGCTGACTTCATCGATCCGCCAATGATCCGGCAGTTCGAGCGGCCTGGGTTCGGCGCAGCTTGCGGTGAGCAGGCCCTGCGGCCCTTCCAGAATAAAGCGCGGCCCGGTGATCCCGTGCGCGGCATTGCGCGCGGCGGCAACACCCGTCGTCAGGCAATGCGCCAGATGCCATTGCTTCGCCATCACCGGTTCGTGGCGCATCTGCCACAGCCCGCCCGTGACCGATCCCGCCAGCCCCAGCGCCGAAACCGTCTGGGCGCTGTCAAGGTCGAGCCGGCTGGCCGCCGCCGCTGCAGCGCCGAAGGTGCCGGCGGTCGCGGTGTTGTGCCAATAAGCATAATGGCGCGCGTCCAACATCGATCCGATGGCGATCATCGCCTCATAGCCGCGCACCGCCGCGTCCAATGCGCCGTCCAGATCATCGTCGCCAAGGCTTAGCGCCGCCGGCCACACCACCGGGCCGGGGTGCAAAATTGCCGTCCGATGGACATCATCCATCTCGAGAACATTGCCGAGCCAGGCGGTGCGTTCAAAGATGTTTCCGTCAGTGCGCGCCCCCTGTATCTGCGCCAGCGCGGAGCCGCGCGCGCCGGCAACACACGCTAGCCAGTCGAGAAGATGAAATCGCGCTTTTGTCCGTACAATTTTCTGGACAGGCCGTTGTAAATGCTGTGCAAGCCGTTCGGTGACGCTATGGTTCGATGAGTTCACCGGGAGAACTCCGGGATCATGTATTTTGGATGAGGAGCGCAAATTTGTCGGCCGACGTTGAAAAGGTTTCCGGACGTGGCTCCAGAAAACCGCGTTATCAGGAACTTGCCGAAGATCTGCGCGCAGGAATATTGCGGGGCGACTTTCCCGATCCCGCCCAGTTCCCTACCGAAAGCGTGCTGTGCGCGCGTTACGGGGTGAGCCGCTTCACCGTCCGCGAGGCGCTGCGCGCGCTGCAGACCGAAGGGCTTATCCAGCGCAAGCGCGGCTCGGGCACGGTCATTCAGCCCGCGTCCGCACGCGGCGGCGCGCTGCACCAGCCGCTGTCCAACGTCGGTGAAATTCTGCAATATGCGCGCGACACCCAATATCTGTTCACCGAACAGGGGGTCGTTCCGCTGCCCAAGAAGCTGGCCGTCCATATCGGCGTTCCGGCGGGCGGGCGCTGGTATCATTTCCGCGGCCTGCGGACGCGCACCGGCGCCGCCGAGCCGATCGCGCTGACCGACGCCTATATCCATCAGGATCTCGAAGCCGCCGCGCGGGAAATCCGCCCGAACGAGTCGACGATCTTCCAGCAGCTCGAGCGCCTTTCCGGCGTCAAGGTCGTCAGCGTCACGCAGGACATTCAGGCGGTTCCCGCGAGCGGACCGATCGCCGCAGAGCTGGGCATTCCGCGCCGCAGCCCCTGCCTCCGGATCCTGCGCTGCTACCTCGACGCGCAGGGCCGTATCATCGAGATTTCGGCCAGCCACCATCCCGGTGACCGCTTCGCCTACGCGATGCACATCGAAGTCGAAAAATAACCGATCAGCCATCGGCGCCGAGCTCCGGCGCCGATGCCGGCACCCAGGCCGGATCGCTGGCAAAACGGATGGGCGGGGCGATATGATGCGCGCCGTCCACCGCCACCACCAGCCCGCGTTCGGCGGCATGCGGCTGGGTGAACGCTTCTTGGAAATCGAACACGGGCGCAAAGGCCACGTCCCGGTCCGCGAACCACTCCACCCATTCGGCGCGCGTAGACGTGCGGAAGGTTTCGCGCAGATAGGCGATGAGCGGCGCTTGCGCCGGGCCCGGCTCCTCGCTGCCCAGCGGGATAAGGTCGGGGCGGCCAAGCGCGGTCAACAGATTTTCGACGAATTTGAGTTCACGACCGCCCAGCACGATGTGCCGGCCATCGGCGGTCTCATAGACATTGTAAAAGGCGGCCCCACCCAGCGAACGCTGAGTGGTTGAGCGCGGCGGCTCTCCGCCGCCGACCGCGCCGCCCGCGATATGCGCGCACCAGGGCAGCAGCGAATCGAACATCGCGACATCGATATAGTCGCCCCGCCCTGATTGCGCGCGACCGAGGAGCGCCATCAGCACGGCCGAAAGACCCGTGAGCCCCGCCGCCATGTCGGCCGAGGGCGCGCCGGGGACAACCGGCATGCCGTCAGGCCCGTCATTGACCGAGAGGAAACCGGCCATCGCCTGCACCGCCATGTCGTGCGCTGCGTGATGCGCCAGTTCCCCCGTCTGCCCAAAGGCCGAGATCGAGCAATAGACGATGCGCGGATTGCGCGCCGCCACTGCATCATAGCCAAAGCCAAGGCGCTTCACGACGCCGGGACGAAAGCCTTCGATGAAGACATCCGCCTCGTCGATCAGCGCCCATAGCGCCTCGCGGCCCGCATCGCTCTTGAGATCGAGCGCGACGCTTTTCTTGCCACGATTGAGATTACGGAACCAGACTGACTGGCCGGCCTCGAACGGCGCCTGGGTGCGTGCGGGTTCCCCGGCCAGCGGTTCCACCTTCACCACCTCGGCACCGTGATCCGCCATCATCACCGAGAGCATCGGCCCCGGCAAAAATTGCGACAGATCGACGACCTTGATCCCAGTCAGCTTACCCATGACTCAAACGATGCCCTTGTCCTTGAATGCCGCGATCTCCGCCGCGTCGTAACCCGCCTCTGCGAGGACGGTTTCGGTGTCGTTGCCCAGCAGCGGCCCTGCCCGATTGGGCAGGCGCTGGCCGTCGATCTTGATCGGGTTGGCCAGCACGCGCATCTCTGCGCGGTCGGGATGCACGACGCTGTCGACCATGCCCGTCGTCCGCAGATACGGATTGTCGAGCGCCTGATCGAGCGAGAACACCGGGGCAACCGGCATATGGCCGCCCAGCGCCTCGATCCAATAAGCCGTCGGCTTGGTCGCAAACACCGCGTCGAGGATGGCGACAAGCGCGTCGCGGTTCTTGGTCCGATCCGCGGGCTTCAGGAAGCGCGGATCCTGCGCCAGTTCGGGACGGCCGATCTTTTCGGTCAGCACGGTCCAGAATTTGGGGATTTGCGCCATGATGAACACCGAACCATCCGCGGTCGGGAACATCTGGCTCGGGGTTACCGAGGGATGCGCCGAACGCACGGTGCGCGCGGTGATGTCGCCGGCGTTCAGATACCACATGGCCGGATAGCTGGTCTGGTGGATCGCGGTCGACAGCAGGTCGACATCGACATCGCGTCCCTGGCCGCTGCGCTGCGCATCGACAAGGGCGGCGAGCAGGCCGATCGCCATCATCGTGCCGGTCATGAAGTCGACGATCGACAGGCCGAAGCGCGTCGGCGGTGCCGACGGATCGCCGGTCATCGCCATGAAGCCGGCTTCCGCCTGCATCAGATAGTCATAGCCAGGCCAGCGTGCGCGCTCATTGTCGCGGCCATAGGCCGACAGATGCGCGCAGACGAGCGCGGGGTTGGCGTCCTTCAGATGCGCATAGGTCAGGCCGATCTTGCCCGGCAGGTCGCCGCGCAGATTGTTGACCACCGCGTGCGACGAGGCGGCGAGCCGGTGCAGGATCGCCTTGCCCTCTGGCGTGTTCAGATCAAGCGTCAGCGAGCGCTTGTTGAGATTGAAGCTCTGGAAGAACAGGCTTTCATTTTCACGCAGAAAGTGCGGCCCGACCGCCCGGGCGCTGTCTCCAGCGCCCGGTTGTTCGATCTTGATGACCTCTGCCCCCAGCTGGCCGAGGAACATGGTGCCGTACGGACCCGCACCATATTGCTCGGCCGAAAGGATGCGATAGCCTGCAAGGGGAAGCGCGCCCGTCACACCGGGTTCCTCTTCAGCCACTGCTTGGCGATGATCATGCGCTGCATCTCGTTGGTGCCTTCGCCGATGCACATCAGCAGGGCATCACGATAGAAGCGCTCGATCTCATATTCCTTGGAATAGCTGTAGCCGCCGAAGATGCGCATCGCCTCTTCGGAATTGCGGACCGCCGCTTCCGAGGCAAAGAACTTCGCCATGCCCGCTTCCATGTCGCAGCGTTCGCCGCGGTCATAGGCCTGGGCCGCATTCGCGACGAGCAGCTGCGCCGCCTTGGCGCGCGTCACCATCTCCCCCAGCTTGAGCTGGATCGCCTGGTGCTGCGCGATAGGCTTGCCCATCGTCTTGCGGATCTGGGCATATTCGGTCGCCAGACGCAGCGAACCTTCGGCCAGGCCGACGCCGCGTGCCGCGACGTTGATGCGGCCAAGCTCAAGTCCGCCGGTCGCCTGGAAAAAGCCCTCGCCCTCGACGCCGCCGATCAGGTTGTCGGCCGGGATGCGGTAATTGTCGAACACCAGCTCGGCGCTGTCGATCGCCTTATAGCCGAGCTTGTCGAACTTCTTCGAAACCGTGAAGCCTTCGGCCTTGGGGGCGATGAAGATGCTCATGCCCTTATAGCGCGGCTCGGCCTTAGGATCGGTCTTCACCAGGAGCGCAAAGCAGCTGCCCTGCACGCCGTTGGTGATCCAGGTCTTGGTGCCGTTGATCACATAGTGATCGCCGTCGCGCACCGCAGTGGTACGGATACCCTGAAGATCGGTGCCGGCATCGGGTTCGGTCAGCGCCAGGCCGCCGCGGATCTCGCCGCTGGCGAACTTGGGCAGCCATTGCTGCTTCTGCGCCTCGGTGCCGAAGCGTTCGACCGCCGCCGCCATGATCAGGTGCGAATTGACGATCCCCGTGATCGCCATCCAGTAGGACGAGATCTTGGTGATGATCTTGGCATAGGTCTTGGCCGGCAGGCCGAGACCGCCATATGCCTGATCGATCGTCGCACCGAACAGGCCCATTTCCTGCATTTGGCCGACAAGCTTTTCGGGCCAGATGTCGTTATGGTCGTGGTGCATGATGACGGGGCGCACTTCGCGTTCCAGCCACCGGTCGATCGCGTCGAGAAAGGCTTCTTCCTCGACCGGATCGATATGACGTTCCACATGTTGGGACATTGTTGGCTTTTCCTCAGTCGTCGACGGGGCCGCAGCCGCGCTTCCACACGAGCACGGTGCGCTTGTAATGGCTCACGATCGTGCCATCCTGATTCTTGCCGACGGTCTTGAACGTCACGATGCCCTGATCGGGTCGGCTCTTGCTCTCGCGCTTTTCGAGCACTTCGCTCTCGCTATACAGCGTGTCGCCGACGAACAGCGGATGGGTCATCCGCACTTCGTCCCAACCCAGATTGGCGATCGCCTTGCCGCTGGTGTCCGACACGCTCATCCCGGTCATCAGCGCAATGGTCAGCGGGCTGACCACGAGCGGCTTGCCGAACTCGGTCTTCTTCGAGAATTCATAATCGAAATGCGCCGGATGGGTGTTCATCGTCAGCAGCGTGAACCACACATTATCGGCATCGGTGATCGTGCGACCGGGGCGGTGCTCA is part of the Sphingomonas sp. C3-2 genome and harbors:
- a CDS encoding polysaccharide deacetylase family protein, encoding MIEERIDWPNNAKLALSVVVNVEEGSEMTVARGDRGMEPVDELGIHIKSPIRNYGNESNYLYGIKAGAPRIVRLLKQYGIKASWTVAALSLENHPEIGQAIAALGHEPVSHGYRWVHQFKMNEEQERAFIRKAVQSIEKTTGVRPYGWLSRYFHTDNTRRLLIEEGFTYHMDDYSGDVPFWDKDTVPGQPIAIVPYQLDSNDMKMWTDPAMTPTQWLEYAKNCFDQLYREGEAGNPKMMSLGLHLRIIGRPGRIWALEEFFRHVTARQDVWITTRREIAEHLATVNPA
- a CDS encoding SDR family NAD(P)-dependent oxidoreductase; the protein is MRRFEGKTIVVTGSGRDKGLGQAILQRFADEGANCVVSDLGKPAEHMGASDIGTTDEMEAVAEELRQRGAKVAVIPCDVRSEESCEALVARTVETFGSLDIWVNNAGIGYIMKPLLETTGSEWEAVIGVNLSGAFYGTKAAAKAMIAAGKGGRIINIASQAAKSGFPHMAPYTSSKHGMVGLTRSNAIELGQYGITVNAVCPNHVTTGLGARQNEYFSKLLGFDTVEAYVENMKRKNPMGRPGLGSDTAAACAWLASDDAVYVTGEALNVSGGEEMH
- a CDS encoding REDY-like protein HapK, whose protein sequence is MRIIVLFNLKPGVDAAAYENWARTTDIPGVNALGSVKDFQVHRATGVLGSDAASPYAYFEVIDITDIEAFGVDASSEAVQKVAAEFQQFADNPQFILTETL
- a CDS encoding amidase → MIALHQLDIAGLRAAYAAGETSPAEVVAHYLARIDQYDPVIRSYVGLDRDGAMAAALESGVRLAEGRARALEGVPVAVKSNIAVKGLEWNAGMEARRGIVADADAEAVARLRAAGAIILGTLNMHEAALGATTDNPWFGQTINPHGTGCTPGGSSGGSGAAVSAGLCVASLGTDTLGSVRIPSAYNGVYGIKPTHGAISDAGLVPLSEWLDSIGPIARSLGDLEALLAVLADGGAGVVSFGRLVLLDSFDDLGCEPAVLAAYERALGQIGDLPRAALSLEDNAVGVRFAGFVVAARELIGHLGAVRSEKADQLSNELRFMLDYAAGRSPEDVEKAEAIIARTRAAVRSAVGEDGVLLMPTAPQAAFPHSARPPVTQSAFTAFANIAGLPAISIPAGLDDNNMPVAIQLVGPEGSEAALIALARQLDAGLAGFVPSPLI
- a CDS encoding phenylacetate--CoA ligase family protein — protein: MTFPTYHETFDAKQMLEDYPVGDAFTARYTTMSRDELHAMQNERFLKLMKRGWEVPFYQRLWGAQGIEAGDIRSLDDITKLPVYDKTDLMASIAEFPPYGDFAGLGGADRPPTIFHTTSGTTGRPQALLFGPKGREITNLLVGRMYRWQGLSPQDVVQSVYGHGMINGGHYIREAVTHFTNSIFLSAGTGIETRSVNQVSLMADFNVSVLVGFIDYIRKLAEVAKAEGLLDKINIKMICGHLGTEDRASVEQAWGGAKAYDWYGVGDTGSIAGEGPERDGLYVWEDAQYLELLDVDTGAQVGAGETGDMVVTCLFKDDIAPCIRFNTHDITHELTGANQTGMVFKRIAGFKGRSDNMVKLRGINVFPHAIGALIENRPDLTGEFVCYLRRDAAGRDDMCVTLESRGGTDEAQLAGMLRQGLGVEVSIALVGAGETAPATQIDVRQKPIRLIDERKL
- a CDS encoding MmgE/PrpD family protein, which gives rise to MSATKRLIEFARAEHRLPDAVRDAAIHLLGDTLAVGAAGSTAPGADGVFAAAQGWGAGQDARIIARDVRLPAAGAAFVNAFQIHCLEWDAVHEPAVVHALSTVTASVAAAIDRRGGCDPDEALAALAVGVDVASGLGIAASSALRFFRPATAGCIGSALAVARIDGVENSEDVLGLAYSQVAGTMQAHVEGSIALPLQIAGAARAAIAAVDLVKAGLTGPHDVLEGPFGYFKLIDDGNIAGYTDHLGDVWRIAEVSIKPFPSGRASHAVIATLDTLMREGAVSAGNVATIEAFVPPLIQRLVGRPMQAAMTPAYARLCLQLLVALQLIDGRIDPRRFTADTFADPAIGTLARKLSITLDGNQDPNALSPQRLVVTLNDGTRVERVIPHTLGHPDAAMSAAQTATKRGLARELAANITDPRLFADPLSYFTRPEPA
- a CDS encoding MmgE/PrpD family protein, encoding MDDVHRTAILHPGPVVWPAALSLGDDDLDGALDAAVRGYEAMIAIGSMLDARHYAYWHNTATAGTFGAAAAAASRLDLDSAQTVSALGLAGSVTGGLWQMRHEPVMAKQWHLAHCLTTGVAAARNAAHGITGPRFILEGPQGLLTASCAEPRPLELPDHWRIDEVSFKPWGACRHAHPAIDAALELKAQGALEGPVTLSSYRDAMVFCDRPNPQSVIDAKFSIQHAVAIVMARGVPVLTDFEPEAIAELAPLRALVTVAEDLAITADYPAHFGARIESATGRVMLRDALGDPERPLADAGIIEKAQALMAWGGIDPSRAEAAIQAVLEGDRVSAITDILGEWL
- a CDS encoding GntR family transcriptional regulator encodes the protein MSADVEKVSGRGSRKPRYQELAEDLRAGILRGDFPDPAQFPTESVLCARYGVSRFTVREALRALQTEGLIQRKRGSGTVIQPASARGGALHQPLSNVGEILQYARDTQYLFTEQGVVPLPKKLAVHIGVPAGGRWYHFRGLRTRTGAAEPIALTDAYIHQDLEAAAREIRPNESTIFQQLERLSGVKVVSVTQDIQAVPASGPIAAELGIPRRSPCLRILRCYLDAQGRIIEISASHHPGDRFAYAMHIEVEK
- a CDS encoding CoA transferase produces the protein MGKLTGIKVVDLSQFLPGPMLSVMMADHGAEVVKVEPLAGEPARTQAPFEAGQSVWFRNLNRGKKSVALDLKSDAGREALWALIDEADVFIEGFRPGVVKRLGFGYDAVAARNPRIVYCSISAFGQTGELAHHAAHDMAVQAMAGFLSVNDGPDGMPVVPGAPSADMAAGLTGLSAVLMALLGRAQSGRGDYIDVAMFDSLLPWCAHIAGGAVGGGEPPRSTTQRSLGGAAFYNVYETADGRHIVLGGRELKFVENLLTALGRPDLIPLGSEEPGPAQAPLIAYLRETFRTSTRAEWVEWFADRDVAFAPVFDFQEAFTQPHAAERGLVVAVDGAHHIAPPIRFASDPAWVPASAPELGADG
- a CDS encoding CoA transferase, whose amino-acid sequence is MTGALPLAGYRILSAEQYGAGPYGTMFLGQLGAEVIKIEQPGAGDSARAVGPHFLRENESLFFQSFNLNKRSLTLDLNTPEGKAILHRLAASSHAVVNNLRGDLPGKIGLTYAHLKDANPALVCAHLSAYGRDNERARWPGYDYLMQAEAGFMAMTGDPSAPPTRFGLSIVDFMTGTMMAIGLLAALVDAQRSGQGRDVDVDLLSTAIHQTSYPAMWYLNAGDITARTVRSAHPSVTPSQMFPTADGSVFIMAQIPKFWTVLTEKIGRPELAQDPRFLKPADRTKNRDALVAILDAVFATKPTAYWIEALGGHMPVAPVFSLDQALDNPYLRTTGMVDSVVHPDRAEMRVLANPIKIDGQRLPNRAGPLLGNDTETVLAEAGYDAAEIAAFKDKGIV
- a CDS encoding acyl-CoA dehydrogenase family protein, which gives rise to MSQHVERHIDPVEEEAFLDAIDRWLEREVRPVIMHHDHNDIWPEKLVGQMQEMGLFGATIDQAYGGLGLPAKTYAKIITKISSYWMAITGIVNSHLIMAAAVERFGTEAQKQQWLPKFASGEIRGGLALTEPDAGTDLQGIRTTAVRDGDHYVINGTKTWITNGVQGSCFALLVKTDPKAEPRYKGMSIFIAPKAEGFTVSKKFDKLGYKAIDSAELVFDNYRIPADNLIGGVEGEGFFQATGGLELGRINVAARGVGLAEGSLRLATEYAQIRKTMGKPIAQHQAIQLKLGEMVTRAKAAQLLVANAAQAYDRGERCDMEAGMAKFFASEAAVRNSEEAMRIFGGYSYSKEYEIERFYRDALLMCIGEGTNEMQRMIIAKQWLKRNPV